From Mucilaginibacter rubeus, a single genomic window includes:
- a CDS encoding fatty acid desaturase — translation MIKKTDFVYSQESEPHRIRTKKILKEFPQLRKLIGKNPKTIWAIIGLVAFQVVLAWFVRDQSWWIVFGAAYLLGAFADHALFVMIHECTHQLLFKNRNANRWASMFANLPQILPSAISFEKYHIKHHSFQGVHELDADLPNRWEAKLISNSFFGKAIWLLFFPVFQLFRLSRLREIHPFDGWILTNWLLQAAFTTAIAYFMGWHAVAFLLLSFSFSVGLHPLGARWIQEHYLTVTEEQETYSYYGNFNAVAFNVGFHNEHHDFPSIPWNKLPEIRKTAPEYYDTLYYHTSWTKLFFQFLFDREISLFNRILRKDRGRVALTDISKPDIDLTKAEPTKSELVEVEK, via the coding sequence ATGATTAAAAAGACTGATTTTGTTTATTCCCAGGAGTCTGAACCTCATCGCATCCGTACAAAAAAAATCCTGAAAGAGTTTCCGCAACTGCGTAAGCTTATCGGTAAAAATCCGAAAACCATATGGGCCATTATTGGATTAGTAGCCTTCCAGGTAGTTTTAGCCTGGTTTGTACGCGATCAATCATGGTGGATAGTTTTCGGGGCGGCTTATTTGCTTGGCGCTTTTGCCGATCATGCATTATTTGTAATGATTCACGAATGTACACACCAGTTACTGTTTAAAAACCGTAACGCTAACCGTTGGGCATCCATGTTTGCGAATTTGCCGCAAATACTGCCAAGCGCAATTTCATTCGAAAAATATCATATCAAACACCATTCTTTTCAGGGCGTTCACGAGCTTGATGCCGATTTACCAAACCGCTGGGAAGCAAAACTGATCAGTAATTCATTTTTTGGCAAAGCAATCTGGCTGCTGTTTTTCCCGGTATTCCAGTTGTTCCGTTTATCACGTTTAAGAGAAATCCATCCGTTTGATGGCTGGATCCTTACTAACTGGTTATTACAGGCCGCATTTACAACAGCTATAGCTTACTTTATGGGATGGCATGCAGTAGCGTTTTTATTATTAAGCTTTTCATTTTCAGTTGGTCTTCACCCACTGGGTGCCCGTTGGATCCAGGAGCATTACCTTACTGTTACCGAAGAGCAGGAAACATACAGCTATTACGGCAATTTCAACGCGGTAGCCTTTAACGTAGGTTTCCACAATGAGCATCACGATTTTCCTTCTATCCCATGGAACAAACTTCCGGAGATCAGGAAAACCGCTCCTGAGTACTACGATACTTTATACTATCATACCTCATGGACTAAGCTGTTTTTCCAGTTTTTGTTCGATAGGGAGATCTCGCTGTTTAACCGTATCCTGCGTAAGGACCGCGGTCGCGTAGCGTTAACAGACATTTCAAAACCGGATATCGACCTCACCAAAGCCGAGCCAACGAAGTCGGAACTTGTGGAAGTTGAAAAATAA
- a CDS encoding YncE family protein has translation MKKQILAVAMLIAGLAPFKLNAQTYVADKTIALPGDGGYDYLSIDKVNRNLYVSHGTTVNVINLDTEKPVGAIENMKGVHGIAIVNKVNRGFISDGKANAVVVFDLKTFKTITTIALTGANGPDAIMYDPSADRVFTFNGESNNSSVINPSTLKQVGSVALSGAPEFAVSDGKGKIYNNLEDKSSLDVIDSKSLKVIKNYPLAPCGGPTGLALDAVNQKLFTVCRENKGVSVFDIKTGKVTTTLPIGAGVDAVAYDPETKLIFCSCGDGVTTIIKQKSADAYEVVQTLKTAERARTMALDAKTHKIYLSVAQFEPGTRKTIPNTFKVIVFKQN, from the coding sequence ATGAAAAAACAAATTCTGGCTGTGGCTATGCTTATTGCAGGCTTGGCTCCTTTTAAGCTGAACGCGCAAACCTATGTAGCCGATAAAACTATCGCGCTTCCGGGCGATGGCGGTTATGACTATTTATCTATTGATAAGGTTAACCGCAATCTTTATGTGTCTCACGGCACTACTGTAAATGTCATTAACCTGGATACCGAAAAACCGGTTGGCGCTATCGAGAACATGAAAGGCGTGCACGGCATAGCTATAGTAAACAAGGTTAACCGTGGTTTTATTAGCGATGGCAAGGCAAACGCGGTAGTGGTTTTCGATTTGAAAACGTTTAAAACCATCACTACCATTGCTCTTACGGGCGCTAACGGGCCGGATGCTATTATGTATGATCCCTCTGCCGATCGCGTATTTACTTTTAATGGCGAAAGCAACAATTCGTCAGTAATTAACCCATCTACACTTAAACAAGTTGGTTCGGTAGCCCTGAGCGGCGCACCTGAATTTGCGGTATCCGACGGAAAAGGGAAAATCTACAACAACCTTGAAGATAAAAGCAGCCTTGATGTTATCGATAGCAAAAGCCTTAAAGTAATTAAAAACTATCCCCTTGCCCCTTGTGGCGGTCCTACAGGTTTGGCGCTTGATGCTGTTAATCAAAAACTGTTTACTGTTTGCCGTGAAAATAAAGGCGTAAGCGTTTTCGATATCAAAACAGGTAAAGTAACCACAACCCTGCCAATTGGAGCCGGCGTTGACGCGGTAGCTTATGATCCGGAAACTAAACTGATTTTTTGCTCATGTGGCGATGGTGTTACAACTATCATCAAACAAAAATCGGCAGATGCCTATGAGGTGGTCCAAACCTTAAAAACAGCTGAAAGAGCCAGAACAATGGCCCTGGACGCTAAAACGCATAAAATTTATTTAAGCGTAGCACAATTTGAACCCGGCACACGTAAAACCATCCCTAATACCTTTAAAGTAATTGTTTTCAAACAAAACTAA